From the genome of Hallerella porci, one region includes:
- a CDS encoding MlaE family ABC transporter permease: MPSVLDIAATSLGHYVRKFFDTVRGYFVFMWELGKTIPSSFRNFHTIVEQMYITGITSIPVVFAASLATGAIMAWQLAYQFGDMIPLVFVGMAVGKSVMVELCPILTAMVLAGRVGASMCSELGTMAVTEQLDAYNVLGLNPYRFLLAPRLIATVVMLPVLTIISIFIGIVGGFVTAYLYKEVSFSTFFYGVRMFYEDWDFAVGLIKAAVYGFFIASYACFFGYNTHSGAEGVGKSTKSTVVAGMTSILIGGFVLSKLLLV; the protein is encoded by the coding sequence ATGCCTTCGGTGTTGGACATTGCGGCAACGAGCCTCGGGCATTACGTTCGAAAGTTCTTTGACACGGTCCGCGGTTATTTTGTCTTTATGTGGGAACTCGGCAAAACGATTCCGAGTTCATTCCGCAATTTTCATACGATTGTAGAACAAATGTATATCACCGGAATTACAAGTATTCCGGTGGTTTTTGCGGCGAGTTTAGCGACGGGCGCCATTATGGCGTGGCAGTTGGCGTATCAATTCGGCGATATGATTCCGCTTGTTTTTGTGGGAATGGCGGTCGGCAAATCGGTGATGGTAGAACTCTGTCCGATTTTAACGGCGATGGTTCTCGCAGGGCGCGTAGGCGCATCGATGTGCTCGGAACTCGGCACGATGGCGGTTACAGAACAACTTGATGCGTATAATGTTCTCGGACTAAATCCGTATCGTTTTTTGTTAGCGCCGCGTTTAATCGCAACCGTTGTCATGCTTCCGGTGCTCACGATTATCAGCATTTTTATCGGTATCGTCGGCGGATTTGTCACCGCTTATCTTTACAAAGAAGTTTCCTTTTCGACTTTCTTTTATGGCGTTCGCATGTTCTACGAAGACTGGGATTTTGCAGTCGGTTTAATCAAGGCTGCGGTTTACGGATTCTTCATCGCGAGTTACGCTTGCTTCTTCGGTTACAACACGCATAGCGGTGCCGAAGGCGTTGGAAAAAGTACAAAGTCAACAGTGGTTGCGGGCATGACGAGCATCCTCATCGGCGGCTTTGTGCTTTCAAAACTTTTATTAGTAT